From one Brachypodium distachyon strain Bd21 chromosome 4, Brachypodium_distachyon_v3.0, whole genome shotgun sequence genomic stretch:
- the LOC104584522 gene encoding uncharacterized protein LOC104584522 isoform X4 has product MVFAGFGPNLNLSHVDPDLVFALVSSRKTSELFAYLASIPGASEDVPCRLINLAVLALLDPSLRTCWLQQPDEKSWTLHLAEYSWIQATHSRLCVPQMADDPSDFSSDRELGDDPMLNQLSVSSSRIPGATFSPQQANSNDVLRHSAMLNQSSAPGSRIAAMTFPPQQTDLNAVLRDAPMLNQLSASSSRIPGATFAPPNSNDVLSHSAMLNQSSAPGSRIPTMTFPPQQTDSNAVNNFPVRHARTFSQEAAFNPGAPALANDPRNNSTVG; this is encoded by the exons ATGGTCTTCGCCGGCTTCGGCCCCAACCTCAACCTCAGCCATGTCGACCCAGATCTCGTATTCGCGCTCGTATCCAGCCGCAAGACGAGCGAACTCTTCGCCTACCTGGCCTCCATCCCCGGAGCATCCGAGGACGTCCCCTGCCGCCTGATCAACCTCGCCGTGTTGGCTTTACTGGACCCGAGCCTAAG AACCTGTTGGCTCCAGCAACCGGACGAGAAATCGTGGACGCTACATTTGGCTGAATACTCGTGGATTCAAGCGACACATAGCAG ACTTTGTGTGCCTCAGATGGCTGATGATCCATCCGATTTTTCTTCAGATAGAG AGTTGGGAGATGATCCGATGCTTAATCAATTATCTGTTTCTAGCTCAAGGATTCCTGGAGCAACATTTAGTCCACAGCAAGCAAACTCTAATGATG TGCTCAGACATTCTGCAATGCTTAATCAATCATCTGCTCCTGGTTCAAGGATTGCTGCCATGACATTTCCTCCGCAGCAGACAGATTTGAATGCTG TGCTGAGAGATGCTCCGATGCTTAATCAATTATCTGCTTCTAGCTCAAGGATTCCTGGAGCAACATTTGCTCCACCAAACTCAAATGATG TGCTCAGTCATTCTGCAATGCTTAATCAATCATCTGCTCCTGGTTCAAGGATTCCTACCATGACATTTCCTCCGCAGCAGACAGATTCGAATGCTG TGAACAATTTTCCAGTCAGACATGCTCGAACATTTAGCCAAGAAGCGGCTTTTAACCCGGGAGCTCCTGCTTTAGCAAATGACCCGCGCAATAATTCCACTGTTGGTTAG
- the LOC104584522 gene encoding uncharacterized protein LOC104584522 isoform X5, translated as MVFAGFGPNLNLSHVDPDLVFALVSSRKTSELFAYLASIPGASEDVPCRLINLAVLALLDPSLRTCWLQQPDEKSWTLHLAEYSWIQATHSRLCVPQMADDPSDFSSDRELGDDPMLNQLSVSSSRIPGATFSPQQANSNDVLRHSAMLNQSSAPGSRIAAMTFPPQQTDLNAVLRDAPMLNQLSASSSRIPGATFAPPNSNDVLSHSAMLNQSSAPGSRIPTMTFPPQQTDSNAGYEQFSSQTCSNI; from the exons ATGGTCTTCGCCGGCTTCGGCCCCAACCTCAACCTCAGCCATGTCGACCCAGATCTCGTATTCGCGCTCGTATCCAGCCGCAAGACGAGCGAACTCTTCGCCTACCTGGCCTCCATCCCCGGAGCATCCGAGGACGTCCCCTGCCGCCTGATCAACCTCGCCGTGTTGGCTTTACTGGACCCGAGCCTAAG AACCTGTTGGCTCCAGCAACCGGACGAGAAATCGTGGACGCTACATTTGGCTGAATACTCGTGGATTCAAGCGACACATAGCAG ACTTTGTGTGCCTCAGATGGCTGATGATCCATCCGATTTTTCTTCAGATAGAG AGTTGGGAGATGATCCGATGCTTAATCAATTATCTGTTTCTAGCTCAAGGATTCCTGGAGCAACATTTAGTCCACAGCAAGCAAACTCTAATGATG TGCTCAGACATTCTGCAATGCTTAATCAATCATCTGCTCCTGGTTCAAGGATTGCTGCCATGACATTTCCTCCGCAGCAGACAGATTTGAATGCTG TGCTGAGAGATGCTCCGATGCTTAATCAATTATCTGCTTCTAGCTCAAGGATTCCTGGAGCAACATTTGCTCCACCAAACTCAAATGATG TGCTCAGTCATTCTGCAATGCTTAATCAATCATCTGCTCCTGGTTCAAGGATTCCTACCATGACATTTCCTCCGCAGCAGACAGATTCGAATGCTGGTTA TGAACAATTTTCCAGTCAGACATGCTCGAACATTTAG
- the LOC104584961 gene encoding seipin-1, producing the protein MCLTSFDTISYRWGPPGPHVRFSGLLAYLCSRALSAFLGLLLLPTASLVGALRRAAPALARGALAFAALSAASLLLGFFLVRRCSVEGPISVRRPLYFDYTKQQPSVAVSLAGAAASIPAGHSVKVSAALLLPDSDHNYRIGVFQIKAEAIAATGVPIATATRPYMLRYKSDAVRLAQSALAIVPLTTGLMSESQSATIRDVPSDVRAPPVRNSVK; encoded by the exons ATGTGTTTAACCTCGTTTGACACTATTTCTTACCGGTGGGGCCCACCGGGCCCGCACGTCAGGTTCAGCGGGCTCTTGGCCTACCTCTGCTCACGCGCCCTCTCCGCCTTCCTCGGCCTCTTGCTCCTCCCCACCGCCTCGCTCGTCGGCGccctccgccgtgccgccccTGCCCTCGCCCGCGGGGCgctcgccttcgccgcccTGTCCGCCGCGTCCCTCCTGcttggcttcttcctcgtccgcCGCTGCTCGGTCGAGGGTCCCATCTCCGTCCGCCGTCCACTCTATTTCGACTACACAAAGCAGCAGCCTAGCGTCGCCGTgtccctcgccggcgccgccgcctcgatcCCCGCCGGCCACTCCGTGAAGGTCTCCGCCGCGCTTCTCCTCCCCGACTCCGACCACAACTACCGGATCGGCGTCTTCCAG atcAAAGCGGAGGCGATCGCCGCGACCGGGGTCCCGATTGCCACGGCGACGCGGCCCTACATGTTGAGGTACAAGAGCGACGCCGTGCGGTTGGCGCAGTCGGCGCTAGCGATCGTGCCGCTCACCACGGGACTTATGAGCGAGAGCCAGAGCGCTACGATCAGGGACGTGCCATCTGACgtgcgggccccacctgtaagaAATAGTGTCAAATGA
- the LOC100842782 gene encoding receptor kinase-like protein Xa21 — protein sequence MRLAYFSRGQKFIAVIKLRLLIVTRKSINIVCACCFCGEVANWNVHVSQHTLHFSIMAGALALVVFSLLLCAFPSHALHPPSSNRMVSSNTTTADELSLLSFKSMLSGGPLPSWNSSGSYCSWPGVICGGRRHPDRVVALRLHSYNLSGWLSPSLGNLSFLQKLDLSDNQLVGQIPPELGRLIRLRLLNLSDNSLQGSIPAALRGCTKLTRLDLFSNQLQGEIPPRLAELTSMEYMSLGHNRLSGEIPPGLGNLSKMWYLALSFNMLSGSIPSSFGMLSSLSTITLSSNNLTGAIPISFWNISSLKFLVVQDNMLSGTIPPTK from the exons ATGAGACTTGCCTATTTCTCGAGGGGACAAAAATTCATAGCAGTGATAAAATTAAGACTACTAATTGTGACACGAAAGTCTATTAATATAGTTTGTGCGTGCTGCTTCTGTGGTGAAGTAGCAAACTGGAATGTACATGTGAGCCAACATACCTTACATTTCTCTATTATGGCTGGAGCACTGGCACTGGTCGTCTTCTCCTTGCTGCTGTGCGCCTTCCCATCCCATGCACTGCATCCCCCCTCTTCTAACAGGATGGTGAGCAGCAACACAACCACAGCCGAcgagctctctctcctctctttcaAATCCATGCTGTCCGGAGGCCCGCTTCCATCATGGAACTCGTCCGGCAGCTACTGCAGCTGGCCAGGTGTCATCtgcggaggccggcggcacCCTGATAGGGTTGTCGCGCTGCGCTTGCACTCATACAACTTATCAGGATGGCTCTCGCCGTCCTTGGGGAACCTGTCCTTCCTCCAGAAGCTGGACCTCAGTGATAACCAGCTAGTTGGGCAGATACCTCCGGAGCTTGGTCGTCTTATTAGACTCAGGCTGCTGAACCTGAGTGACAATTCTCTCCAAGGCAGCATTCCTGCAGCTCTCAGAGGATGCACCAAACTCACCAGGCTTGACCTATTCAGCAACCAGCTCCAAG GAGAGATCCCACCACGGCTTGCTGAGTTGACATCGATGGAATACATGAGTTTGGGTCACAACCGACTGTCTGGTGAAATACCACCTGGTCTAGGCAACCTCTCCAAAATGTGGTATCTTGCTCTCAGCTTCAACATGCTATCAGGATCTATCCCTTCATCTTTTGGCATGTTGTCCAGCTTATCCACGATCACGTTAAGCAGTAACAATTTAACTGGAGCAATCCCCATTTCCTTTTGGAACATTTCGTCCTTAAAATTCCTTGTTGTTCAGGACAATATGTTAAGTGGAACAATACCTCCAACCAAATGA
- the LOC104584523 gene encoding uncharacterized protein LOC104584523, translated as MNLTLISNDSGCGNVGVDGHTELDPELFPASDADVDEVDGDEVDELEELSKVAMSRAARRVESKAKATKARKLKQKIAAGTTKEDAYVISDSCSSDIKGITDSSDDDGVELISQRCVLKKKSRAKALKDMKYYDDKKNKAHEQLEVDMYFVNVREVRKAIEDYHIKYTRNFTSLKNNQERVVACCSSSGTCSFMFISVIKGETTHCIRQLNLSHTCGTNTETSRINSSWIAKKYEDLIRSDPSINISVIQDNIMREHG; from the coding sequence ATGAATTTGACTCTTATAAGTAATGATTCAGGGTGTGGAAATGTTGGTGTTGATGGCCACACCGAACTTGATCCAGAGTTGTTCCCTGCAAGTGATGCTGATGTAGATGAAGTGGATGGTGATGAAGTGGATGAATTGGAAGAATTGAGCAAGGTAGCCATGTCCAGGGCAGCAAGGAGAGTAGAATCAAAGGCCAAAGCAACTAAGGCAAGAAAGTTGAAGCAAAAGATTGCTGCTGGAACAACAAAGGAAGATGCATATGTGATTAGTGATAGCTGCAGTTCAGATATTAAAGGCATCACTGATTCAAGTGATGATGATGGAGTTGAGTTGATTTCCCAAAGATGTGTCTTGAAGAAAAAGAGCAGAGCAAAGGCACTAAAGGACATGAAGTATTATGatgacaagaaaaacaaagcacATGAGCAGCTGGAGGTGGATATGTACTTTGTTAATGTGAGAGAAGTCAGGAAGGCCATTGAAGACTATCACATTAAATACACAAGGAACTTCACTTCTCTGAAAAATAATCAAGAGAGAGTGGTCGCTTGTTGTAGCTCAAGTGGGACATGCTCTTTCATGTTTATCTCTGTAATAAAAGGAGAAACCACACACTGTATTAGGCAGCTCAATCTGTCTCACACTTGTGGCACAAATACTGAAACCTCAAGGATCAATAGCTCATGGATTGCCAAGAAGTATGAAGATCTAATTAGGAGTGATCCAAGCATAAATATCAGTGTTATTCAAGATAACATCATGAGAGAGCATggatga